From the genome of Mesorhizobium japonicum MAFF 303099, one region includes:
- a CDS encoding circularly permuted type 2 ATP-grasp protein, whose protein sequence is MAAFDEMLPEVSGLRRPYSAYDRWLKEQDPARLTEKMQDAERVFRKTGITFAVYGEQEASERLIPFDIVPRIISGNEWRRLTQGIEQRVQALNAFLDDIYHRQEILRAGRVPRDLIAKNEAFLPEMIGVRPPAGVYTHIIGVDIVRISEDEFYVLEDNARTPSGVSYMLENRETMMQLFPELFQKIKVRPVENYPQLLRQSLAAVRPQSTKGAPTIAVLTPGSFNSAYFEHAFLADQMGVQLVEGQDLRVVDGHVAMRTTEGYKQIDVLYRRVDDSFLDPLTFRPDSALGIPGIMDVYRAGNITIANAPGTGIADDKAIYSYMPEIVEFYTGRKAILGNIPTWRCSEPDSLKYVLEHIHELVIKEVHGSGGYGMLVGPAATKKECEAFAKKLAAKPSNYIAQPTLALSTCPILTDKGLAPRHVDLRPYVLVSDRIQIVPGGLTRVALKEGSLVVNSSQGGGTKDTWVLDD, encoded by the coding sequence TTGGCAGCGTTCGATGAAATGCTTCCGGAAGTTTCCGGATTGAGAAGACCGTATTCGGCTTATGATCGCTGGCTGAAGGAGCAGGATCCAGCCAGACTTACCGAGAAGATGCAGGACGCCGAACGCGTCTTCCGCAAGACCGGCATCACCTTCGCCGTCTATGGCGAGCAGGAAGCTTCCGAGCGGCTGATCCCCTTCGACATCGTCCCGCGCATCATTTCAGGCAATGAGTGGCGGCGCCTGACGCAAGGCATCGAGCAGCGCGTGCAGGCGCTGAACGCCTTCCTCGACGACATCTACCATCGCCAGGAGATCCTGCGCGCCGGCCGCGTTCCCAGGGACCTGATCGCCAAGAACGAAGCTTTCCTGCCGGAGATGATCGGGGTGCGGCCGCCGGCCGGTGTCTACACCCATATCATCGGCGTCGATATCGTGCGCATCAGCGAGGACGAGTTCTACGTATTGGAGGACAATGCGCGCACCCCGTCCGGTGTCTCCTACATGCTGGAGAACCGCGAAACGATGATGCAGCTGTTCCCCGAGCTGTTCCAGAAGATCAAGGTGCGGCCGGTGGAGAACTACCCGCAGCTGCTGCGTCAATCGCTGGCTGCGGTTCGGCCGCAAAGCACCAAGGGCGCGCCGACCATCGCCGTGCTGACCCCCGGCAGCTTCAATTCCGCCTATTTCGAACACGCCTTCCTTGCCGACCAGATGGGCGTGCAACTGGTCGAGGGCCAGGATCTGCGCGTTGTCGACGGCCATGTGGCGATGCGCACGACCGAAGGCTACAAGCAGATCGACGTGCTCTACCGCCGCGTCGACGATTCCTTCCTCGACCCGCTGACCTTCCGGCCGGATTCGGCCCTCGGCATACCCGGCATCATGGATGTCTATCGCGCCGGAAACATCACCATCGCCAATGCGCCGGGAACCGGCATCGCCGACGACAAGGCGATCTATTCCTACATGCCCGAGATTGTGGAATTCTACACCGGCCGCAAGGCGATCCTCGGCAACATCCCGACCTGGCGCTGTTCGGAGCCGGACAGCCTGAAATATGTGCTCGAGCACATCCATGAACTGGTGATCAAGGAAGTGCACGGCTCCGGCGGCTACGGCATGCTGGTCGGACCGGCGGCGACCAAGAAAGAGTGCGAAGCCTTCGCCAAGAAACTGGCGGCGAAGCCTTCGAACTATATCGCCCAACCGACACTGGCGCTGTCGACTTGCCCGATCCTGACCGACAAGGGACTGGCGCCGCGCCACGTCGACCTCAGGCCCTACGTGCTGGTTTCCGACCGCATCCAGATCGTGCCCGGCGGCCTGACGCGCGTGGCGTTGAAGGAAGGCTCTCTGGTCGTGAACTCATCGCAGGGTGGCGGAACGAAAGATACTTGGGTGTTGGATGATTGA
- a CDS encoding DeoR/GlpR family DNA-binding transcription regulator, producing MYLSPRHAEIIQMAKDHGRVLVDDLATHFNVTPQTIRKDLNDLCDQRLLSRIHGGALFPSGIENMEYEARRKIAADEKEAIGRAAARLIPDNASLFINIGTTTEAVSKALLDHNGLMVITNNINVANRMRIYPSIEVVIAGGVVRGSDGGVVGEAAVDFIRQFKVDYAVIGASAIDHDGALLDFDFREVKVAQAIIANARHVILVSDQTKFERTAPVRIGHLSQVNTFITDRCDIPSVRKICQEAEVQLIETSLG from the coding sequence ATGTACCTGTCGCCACGCCACGCCGAGATCATCCAGATGGCCAAGGACCATGGCCGCGTGCTGGTCGACGACCTGGCCACTCACTTCAATGTGACGCCGCAGACCATTCGCAAGGATCTCAACGATCTCTGCGACCAGCGGCTGCTTTCGCGCATCCATGGCGGCGCATTGTTCCCGTCGGGTATCGAGAATATGGAGTATGAGGCCCGGCGCAAGATCGCGGCGGACGAGAAGGAAGCGATCGGCCGCGCGGCGGCAAGACTGATCCCTGACAACGCCTCGCTGTTCATCAATATCGGGACCACGACGGAAGCGGTCAGCAAGGCGTTGCTCGACCATAACGGCCTGATGGTCATCACCAATAATATCAATGTTGCCAATAGGATGCGTATCTATCCTTCGATCGAGGTGGTGATTGCCGGCGGGGTGGTGCGCGGTTCGGATGGCGGCGTCGTTGGCGAGGCAGCGGTCGACTTCATCAGGCAGTTCAAGGTCGACTACGCCGTTATCGGCGCCTCGGCCATCGACCATGACGGCGCCTTGCTCGACTTCGACTTTCGCGAGGTGAAGGTGGCGCAGGCGATCATTGCCAATGCCAGGCATGTGATTCTGGTCTCCGACCAGACCAAGTTCGAGCGCACGGCGCCGGTGCGCATCGGTCACCTGTCGCAGGTCAACACCTTCATCACCGACCGCTGCGACATTCCGTCGGTGCGCAAGATCTGCCAGGAGGCCGAGGTTCAGCTAATCGAGACGTCGCTTGGGTAA
- a CDS encoding peptidase, with product MTYCVGLKIDRGLVFMSDTRTNAGMDSISTFKKMHVWEQPGERVIVLMSAGNLATTQAVVSLLDERTKAVTDRHEKLLETPSMYQTVRLVGDTVKEVIAQSSPAGEKADSYFNASFILGGQILGSPPRLFMIYPEGNFIESTDDTPFFQIGETKYGKPIIIRAYERTMSLAETVKLLLVSFDSTLKSNLSVGLPLDLLFLEKDAFKVGLKKRIAQDDQYYRTISDGWSNALKSAFASLPDFPG from the coding sequence ATGACCTATTGCGTCGGCCTGAAGATCGATCGCGGGCTCGTGTTCATGTCGGACACGCGCACCAATGCCGGCATGGATTCGATCTCGACCTTCAAGAAGATGCATGTCTGGGAACAGCCGGGTGAGCGCGTCATCGTCTTGATGTCGGCCGGCAACCTGGCGACGACGCAGGCCGTGGTCAGCCTGCTCGACGAACGCACCAAGGCGGTGACCGACCGCCACGAGAAGCTGCTCGAGACGCCATCCATGTACCAGACGGTGCGGCTGGTGGGCGACACGGTGAAAGAGGTGATCGCGCAATCGTCTCCCGCCGGCGAGAAGGCCGATTCCTATTTCAACGCCTCCTTCATCCTCGGCGGCCAGATCTTGGGCAGTCCGCCGCGGCTGTTCATGATCTATCCCGAGGGCAATTTCATCGAATCGACCGACGACACGCCGTTCTTCCAGATCGGCGAGACCAAATACGGCAAGCCGATCATCATCCGCGCCTATGAGCGGACGATGAGCCTGGCCGAGACGGTGAAGCTGCTCCTGGTGTCGTTCGATTCGACACTCAAGTCGAACCTGTCGGTCGGCCTGCCACTCGACCTGCTGTTCCTGGAAAAGGACGCCTTCAAGGTTGGCCTGAAGAAGCGGATCGCTCAGGACGACCAGTATTACCGCACCATCTCCGATGGCTGGTCGAATGCGCTGAAGAGCGCCTTTGCCAGCCTGCCGGATTTTCCGGGGTGA
- a CDS encoding pyridoxal phosphate-dependent decarboxylase family protein produces MNNDEFRQWSRRAADWGADYRNSLRERPVRPLVEPGDIFRSIDASPPEDAEPMDRIFADFEEKIVPGMTHWQHPRFFAYFPANAAPVSVVAEYLVSAMAAQCMLWQTSPAATELETRTVDWMRQALGLPEGFSGVIQDSASSATLNAVLTMRERALDWQGNKKGLAGQGQLRIYSSDQVHTSIDRAIWVSGIGEDNLVRIPVGGRFRSMDTAALEAAIVADRAAGMLPAGIIGSVGGTSIGGTDDIAAVAGVARRHGLYFHVDAAWAGSAMICPEYRHFWAGAEQADSVVFNPHKWLGAQFDCSIQFLRQPEDLVRTLAIKPEFLKTHGRDGIINYSEWSVPLGRRFRALKLWFLLRAHGLENLRAMVRNHVTWSEGLAARLAKEPDFEIVSEPMLSLFSFRHRAPSSADADEHNLRLVNAINDDGRIYLTQTRVDGQVAIRFQVGQFEATAGDVDSAFAVITEIARGMA; encoded by the coding sequence ATGAACAATGACGAGTTCCGGCAGTGGTCGCGACGTGCCGCCGACTGGGGCGCCGACTATCGCAATTCATTGCGCGAGCGGCCGGTGCGGCCGCTGGTCGAACCGGGTGACATTTTCAGGAGCATTGACGCCTCGCCGCCGGAAGACGCCGAACCCATGGACAGGATCTTCGCCGACTTCGAAGAGAAGATCGTGCCGGGCATGACGCATTGGCAGCACCCGCGCTTCTTCGCCTATTTCCCGGCCAATGCGGCGCCGGTTTCGGTGGTGGCTGAGTATCTCGTCTCCGCAATGGCCGCGCAGTGCATGCTTTGGCAGACCTCGCCGGCGGCGACCGAACTCGAGACCCGCACCGTCGACTGGATGCGCCAGGCACTTGGTCTTCCCGAGGGATTTTCCGGCGTCATCCAGGATTCGGCTTCGTCGGCGACACTCAATGCCGTGCTGACCATGCGCGAGCGGGCGCTGGATTGGCAAGGCAACAAAAAGGGGTTGGCCGGGCAGGGCCAGTTGCGCATCTATTCCTCGGATCAGGTGCACACGTCGATCGACCGGGCGATCTGGGTGTCGGGCATCGGCGAGGACAATCTGGTGCGCATTCCCGTCGGCGGCCGGTTCCGCTCCATGGATACAGCAGCTCTGGAAGCGGCAATCGTCGCTGACCGCGCGGCTGGAATGCTGCCTGCCGGCATCATAGGCAGCGTCGGTGGAACCAGCATCGGCGGCACGGACGACATCGCCGCGGTCGCCGGCGTGGCGCGCCGGCATGGGCTCTATTTTCATGTCGATGCCGCTTGGGCCGGGTCGGCCATGATCTGCCCGGAGTATCGTCATTTCTGGGCCGGCGCCGAACAGGCTGATTCTGTCGTCTTCAACCCGCACAAATGGCTGGGCGCGCAGTTTGACTGCTCCATCCAGTTCTTGCGACAGCCGGAAGACCTGGTGCGTACGCTGGCGATCAAGCCCGAATTCCTCAAGACGCACGGACGTGACGGCATCATCAACTATTCCGAATGGTCGGTACCGCTCGGCCGCCGGTTTCGCGCCCTGAAATTGTGGTTCCTGCTGCGTGCCCACGGGCTGGAAAACCTGCGCGCCATGGTCCGCAACCATGTGACCTGGAGCGAGGGCCTTGCCGCGCGGCTGGCAAAGGAGCCGGATTTCGAGATCGTCAGCGAACCGATGCTGTCGCTGTTTTCATTCCGGCACAGGGCGCCCTCAAGCGCCGATGCGGACGAGCACAATCTGCGGCTGGTCAATGCGATCAACGACGATGGCCGCATCTACCTGACGCAAACGAGGGTCGACGGGCAGGTGGCGATCCGCTTCCAGGTCGGCCAGTTCGAGGCGACCGCAGGCGATGTCGATTCGGCTTTTGCCGTCATTACCGAAATCGCGCGCGGCATGGCCTGA
- a CDS encoding transglutaminase family protein: protein MRLKITHRTEYRYDAPVQYLLQRLRLLPVSGQTQTVLSWALKVEGAREEVRFTDHYGNDTRLLSVEGDHDFITVEASGEVVTRDTSGVCGSHQGFAPLWLFAQETPLTAIGGGIRKLAEAVGTGTDIERLHRLMAMIGERVAYTPGSTKATTPAEEALALKTGVCQDHSHIFAAAARAMGFPSRYVSGYLMMDAVEQAASHAWAEAHVPGLGWVAFDPANGISPDERYVKVATGRDYRDASPVSGIRQGQAEERLAVTVTVEQ from the coding sequence ATGCGGCTCAAGATCACCCACCGGACCGAATACCGCTACGACGCGCCGGTGCAATATCTGCTGCAACGGCTGCGGCTGCTCCCGGTCAGCGGACAGACACAGACGGTGCTGTCCTGGGCGCTGAAGGTGGAAGGCGCGCGCGAGGAAGTGCGGTTTACCGATCACTACGGCAACGACACACGATTGCTGAGCGTCGAGGGTGACCACGATTTCATCACGGTCGAGGCTTCTGGCGAGGTGGTGACGCGCGATACGTCAGGTGTTTGCGGGTCGCATCAGGGCTTTGCGCCACTGTGGCTGTTCGCGCAGGAAACGCCCCTGACCGCCATCGGTGGCGGCATCCGTAAGCTGGCCGAAGCGGTCGGCACGGGAACCGACATAGAAAGGCTGCACCGGCTGATGGCCATGATCGGCGAGCGCGTCGCCTACACGCCAGGCAGCACCAAGGCGACCACACCGGCCGAAGAGGCGCTGGCGCTGAAGACCGGGGTTTGCCAGGACCATAGCCATATCTTTGCCGCGGCGGCGCGCGCCATGGGATTTCCGTCGCGCTACGTCTCCGGCTATCTGATGATGGATGCGGTCGAGCAGGCGGCAAGCCATGCCTGGGCCGAAGCGCATGTTCCGGGTCTCGGCTGGGTTGCCTTCGACCCCGCGAACGGTATTTCTCCCGACGAGCGTTATGTGAAGGTGGCGACCGGCCGCGACTACCGCGACGCCTCGCCGGTGTCGGGAATTCGACAGGGACAAGCGGAAGAACGGCTTGCGGTCACCGTCACGGTAGAGCAGTAA
- a CDS encoding alpha-E domain-containing protein, which translates to MLLGRTANGLYWMNRYIERAENMARLVDAGLRMALTRTQNASEEWNSVLLSAGSDVAFKQKYSDYTAADVADFLLRDTSNPSSTMSSIETARNNARMVRTALTRETWESINEAWMSLKRMLARPIDERDLPSVLDAIKRETALIRGSFYGTMLRNEIFDFSQLGTYVERADNTARILDVKYYVLLPSISWVGSTLDNYQWESILRSVSAHRSYRWVYDADYKPTNIADYLILNVRMPRSLTFCYRFLSEHLKFLSDDYGERHACHATAEKTQAMLRAGSIKDIFDAGLHEFLAGFIRDNTRLGDEIAQDYRFY; encoded by the coding sequence ATGCTTTTGGGCCGCACCGCCAACGGGCTCTACTGGATGAACCGCTATATCGAGCGGGCCGAAAACATGGCGCGGCTGGTCGATGCCGGCCTGCGCATGGCGCTGACCCGCACGCAAAACGCGTCGGAGGAATGGAATTCGGTGCTGCTCAGCGCCGGCTCCGACGTCGCCTTCAAGCAGAAGTATTCGGACTATACGGCCGCCGATGTTGCTGATTTCCTTTTGCGCGACACCTCGAACCCGTCGAGCACCATGTCGTCGATCGAGACGGCCCGCAACAATGCCCGCATGGTGCGCACCGCGCTGACGCGCGAGACCTGGGAAAGCATCAACGAAGCCTGGATGTCGCTGAAGCGGATGCTGGCGAGGCCGATCGACGAGCGCGACCTGCCAAGCGTGCTCGATGCCATCAAGCGCGAGACGGCGCTGATCCGCGGCTCGTTCTACGGGACCATGCTGCGCAACGAGATTTTCGACTTCTCGCAGCTCGGAACCTATGTCGAGCGCGCCGACAACACGGCGCGCATCCTCGACGTGAAATATTACGTGCTGCTGCCGTCGATCTCCTGGGTTGGTTCGACGCTCGACAACTATCAATGGGAATCGATCCTGCGCTCGGTGTCGGCGCACCGCTCCTACCGTTGGGTCTATGACGCTGACTACAAGCCGACCAACATCGCCGATTACCTGATCCTCAACGTCCGCATGCCGCGTTCATTGACCTTCTGCTACCGCTTCCTGTCCGAACATCTGAAGTTCCTGAGCGACGATTACGGCGAACGCCACGCCTGCCACGCGACGGCGGAAAAAACGCAGGCTATGCTGAGGGCCGGATCGATCAAGGATATATTCGACGCAGGTCTGCACGAGTTCCTTGCCGGGTTCATTCGCGACAACACCCGGCTCGGCGACGAGATCGCGCAGGATTACCGGTTTTATTGA
- the glpD gene encoding glycerol-3-phosphate dehydrogenase yields the protein MDTSSVRDIFVIGGGINGCGIARDAVGRGFSVFLAEMNDLASGTSSGSTKLIHGGLRYLEFYEFRLVREALMEREVLWKNAPHIIWPMRFVLPYAKGLRPAWLIRLGLFLYDHIGGRKLLPATRTLDMASDPAGKPLKPLFKKAFEYSDGWVNDARLVALNARDAADRGATIRTRTKVVGARRENGLWTIKIENLQNGETEEIKARLLVNAAGPWVDHVLSGVVGLNDVHNVRLVQGSHIVIAKKFDDPRAYFFQNKDGRIIFAIPYEDEFTLIGTTDRDYPGDPHDVKISDTEIDYLCAAASEYFAQPVKRSDIVWTYSAVRPLYDDGASKAQEATRDYVLKADGGEGTAPIVNAFGGKITTYRRLSESMLEKIEGFLGKRGKPWTSDAPLPGGDFPATGFDAQVAKLKTAYPFLDARLARRLTRLYGTRAQRLLGLAKSNAELGRNFGGDLYEAEVRYLVENEWALTAEDVLWRRTKRGLHLSREHVAALDEFMRGISRRHVAAAE from the coding sequence GTGGACACGTCTTCAGTCCGGGACATTTTCGTCATAGGTGGCGGTATCAACGGTTGCGGCATAGCCCGCGATGCCGTTGGGAGGGGGTTTTCGGTTTTTCTCGCCGAGATGAACGACCTCGCCAGCGGAACCTCCTCCGGTTCGACCAAGCTGATCCATGGCGGCCTGCGTTATCTCGAATTCTACGAGTTCCGCCTGGTGCGCGAGGCGCTGATGGAGCGCGAGGTTTTGTGGAAGAACGCGCCGCACATCATCTGGCCGATGCGCTTCGTGCTGCCCTATGCCAAGGGCCTGCGTCCGGCCTGGCTGATCCGGCTCGGCCTGTTCCTGTACGACCACATTGGCGGACGCAAATTGCTGCCGGCGACCAGGACACTCGACATGGCAAGCGATCCGGCCGGCAAGCCTTTGAAGCCGTTGTTCAAAAAGGCGTTCGAATATTCCGATGGCTGGGTCAACGATGCGCGGCTGGTGGCGCTCAACGCACGCGATGCCGCAGATCGTGGTGCAACGATCCGGACCCGCACGAAGGTGGTCGGCGCGCGCCGTGAAAACGGCCTTTGGACAATCAAGATCGAGAATCTGCAGAACGGCGAGACCGAAGAGATCAAGGCGCGGCTGCTGGTCAATGCAGCCGGGCCGTGGGTCGATCACGTGCTCTCCGGTGTCGTCGGCCTCAACGATGTGCACAATGTCCGCCTGGTGCAGGGCAGCCATATCGTCATCGCCAAGAAGTTCGACGATCCGCGCGCCTATTTCTTCCAGAACAAGGATGGCCGCATCATCTTCGCCATCCCCTACGAGGACGAGTTCACGCTGATCGGCACCACCGACCGGGATTATCCCGGCGATCCGCACGATGTGAAGATCAGCGACACCGAGATCGATTATCTCTGCGCTGCGGCCAGCGAGTATTTTGCGCAACCGGTCAAGCGCTCCGACATCGTCTGGACCTATTCGGCCGTGCGCCCGCTCTATGATGACGGCGCCTCCAAGGCGCAGGAAGCGACGCGCGACTATGTGCTGAAGGCCGATGGCGGCGAGGGTACCGCTCCGATCGTCAATGCCTTCGGCGGCAAAATCACCACCTACCGCCGGCTGTCGGAATCGATGCTGGAGAAGATCGAAGGTTTTCTCGGCAAGCGCGGCAAGCCGTGGACATCGGACGCGCCGCTGCCGGGCGGCGATTTCCCGGCGACCGGTTTCGACGCGCAGGTGGCGAAGTTGAAGACAGCCTATCCTTTCCTCGACGCGCGCCTGGCCCGTCGGCTGACGCGGCTTTACGGGACGCGGGCTCAGCGTCTGCTTGGCCTTGCCAAATCGAATGCCGAACTCGGCCGCAATTTCGGCGGCGATCTCTATGAGGCCGAAGTTCGCTATCTCGTTGAAAACGAATGGGCTCTTACGGCGGAAGACGTGCTGTGGCGCCGCACCAAGCGCGGCCTGCATCTCAGCCGCGAACACGTCGCGGCACTCGATGAATTCATGCGCGGCATAAGCCGGCGGCACGTCGCGGCCGCCGAATGA
- the tgt gene encoding tRNA guanosine(34) transglycosylase Tgt, protein MAKPFSFKVLATDGRARRGIIDMPRGEIRTPAFMPVGTGGTVKTMYMDQVRGVGADIILGNTYHLMLRPGAERVARLGGLHEFARWPHPILTDSGGFQVMSLSKLRKLTEKGVTFRSHIDGAPYEMSPERSIEIQSLLDSDIQMQLDECTALPAELKEIERAMELSLRWAERCKTAFGDQPGKAMFGIVQGGDNAALRVRSAQALSAMGLKGYAVGGLAVGEPQAVMLEMLDITCPELPADKPRYLMGVGTPDDILKSVARGIDMFDCVMPTRAGRHGLAYTRRGKVNLRNARHADDPRPLDEESDCPAARDYSRAYLHHLVRSQEALGAMLLTWNNLSYYQKLMQDIRAAIETQTFEARGAEITEGWARGDIPVL, encoded by the coding sequence ATGGCTAAGCCGTTCAGCTTCAAGGTCCTTGCCACCGACGGCAGGGCGCGGCGCGGTATCATCGACATGCCGCGCGGCGAAATCCGCACGCCTGCCTTCATGCCGGTCGGCACCGGCGGCACCGTGAAGACCATGTATATGGACCAGGTGCGCGGCGTCGGCGCCGACATCATCCTGGGCAACACCTATCACCTGATGCTGCGGCCCGGCGCCGAGCGTGTCGCGCGACTTGGCGGATTGCATGAATTCGCCCGCTGGCCGCATCCGATCCTGACCGACAGCGGCGGTTTCCAGGTGATGTCGCTGTCGAAGCTCAGGAAACTGACCGAAAAGGGCGTCACCTTCCGCTCGCATATCGATGGCGCGCCTTACGAAATGTCGCCGGAGCGCTCGATCGAGATCCAGAGCCTGCTCGATTCCGACATCCAGATGCAGCTCGACGAATGCACGGCGCTGCCGGCCGAGCTCAAGGAGATCGAGCGCGCCATGGAACTGTCGCTGCGTTGGGCTGAGCGCTGCAAGACGGCGTTCGGCGACCAGCCGGGCAAGGCGATGTTCGGCATCGTACAGGGCGGCGACAATGCGGCACTTCGGGTGCGCTCGGCGCAGGCGCTGAGCGCGATGGGCTTGAAGGGCTATGCGGTCGGCGGCCTGGCGGTCGGCGAGCCGCAAGCGGTGATGCTCGAAATGCTCGACATCACCTGTCCCGAACTGCCCGCGGACAAGCCGCGCTATCTCATGGGCGTCGGTACGCCCGACGACATCCTGAAGTCCGTGGCGCGCGGCATCGATATGTTCGACTGCGTGATGCCGACGCGGGCCGGCCGGCACGGCCTGGCCTACACCAGGCGCGGCAAGGTCAATCTGCGCAACGCCCGCCATGCCGACGATCCGCGCCCGCTCGACGAGGAAAGCGATTGTCCGGCGGCACGCGATTATTCGCGCGCCTATCTGCACCATCTGGTGCGCTCGCAGGAGGCGCTGGGCGCGATGCTGCTCACCTGGAACAACCTGTCCTACTATCAAAAGCTGATGCAGGACATTCGCGCCGCGATCGAGACCCAAACCTTCGAGGCGCGTGGGGCCGAGATCACAGAGGGCTGGGCGAGGGGCGATATCCCGGTCCTGTAG
- the queA gene encoding tRNA preQ1(34) S-adenosylmethionine ribosyltransferase-isomerase QueA: MRVDLFDFELPEERIALRPAEPRDSAKMLVVKSGEALDDRKVGDLPSLLRAGDVLVFNDTKVIPAQLKGIRRRGEAQAQVEATLHMRVAPDRWLAFMRPGKRIAAGDRIHFGHDGNSCFLGQLDATVIEKGEGGEALLGFDLSGPFLDEALHAVGHIPLPPYIASKRDDDERDRADYQTIYAREEGAVAAPTAGLHFTPELFAALDAKGVERHFVTLHVGAGTFLPVKADDTADHKMHAEIGSVSRETADALNAAKARGGRIIAVGTTSLRLLESAAREDGTVPAWSGPTDIFITPGYRFRTADMLMTNFHLPRSTLFMLVSAFSGLDTMGAAYAHAIANRYRFYSYGDASLLYRAEMSDG; the protein is encoded by the coding sequence ATGCGCGTCGATCTCTTTGACTTCGAACTGCCGGAGGAGCGCATCGCGCTTCGCCCGGCGGAGCCACGCGACAGCGCCAAGATGCTGGTGGTTAAATCGGGTGAGGCGCTCGACGACCGCAAAGTCGGCGACTTGCCATCCCTGCTCAGAGCCGGCGACGTGCTGGTGTTCAATGATACCAAGGTCATTCCGGCGCAGCTCAAAGGCATAAGGCGGCGCGGCGAAGCGCAGGCGCAGGTCGAGGCTACGCTGCATATGCGCGTGGCGCCGGACCGTTGGCTCGCCTTCATGCGACCCGGCAAGCGCATCGCCGCCGGCGACCGCATCCATTTCGGCCATGACGGCAATTCCTGCTTCCTCGGCCAACTTGATGCCACGGTAATAGAGAAGGGCGAGGGCGGCGAAGCCTTGCTTGGCTTCGACCTGTCGGGGCCGTTCCTCGACGAGGCGCTGCACGCCGTCGGCCACATTCCGCTGCCACCCTACATCGCTTCCAAGCGCGACGACGACGAGCGCGATCGGGCCGATTACCAGACGATTTATGCAAGGGAGGAAGGGGCGGTTGCCGCCCCCACCGCCGGCCTGCATTTCACGCCGGAGCTTTTTGCGGCTCTCGACGCCAAAGGGGTCGAGCGACACTTCGTGACCTTGCATGTCGGTGCCGGCACGTTCCTGCCGGTCAAGGCGGACGACACCGCCGACCACAAGATGCATGCCGAGATCGGCTCGGTCAGCCGGGAAACAGCCGATGCGCTCAACGCGGCCAAGGCGAGGGGCGGGCGCATCATCGCCGTCGGCACGACCTCGCTGCGCCTGCTGGAGAGTGCCGCGCGTGAAGACGGTACGGTGCCCGCGTGGTCGGGTCCCACCGACATCTTCATCACGCCCGGCTACCGCTTTCGCACCGCCGACATGCTGATGACCAATTTCCATCTGCCGCGCTCGACGCTGTTCATGCTGGTTTCGGCCTTCAGTGGCCTCGACACGATGGGCGCCGCCTATGCGCATGCCATTGCGAACCGCTACAGGTTCTACTCCTATGGAGATGCAAGCCTGCTGTATCGAGCGGAGATGAGCGATGGATGA
- a CDS encoding DUF4864 domain-containing protein, translating into MRRAFFAFTVIPFLFISSAFAGDAEIKAGQAVIDGQLKALLADDGAKAYSFAAPNVKQVFPTVDAFMNMVTNGYPPVRKPQSYAFGKVEQTGPGSIIQQVLIVGPDGKDYEAVYTLQQQPDGTLQITGCSLRASNSLST; encoded by the coding sequence ATGCGCCGCGCTTTTTTCGCATTCACAGTCATTCCATTCCTTTTCATATCCTCGGCCTTTGCCGGCGATGCCGAAATCAAGGCAGGCCAGGCGGTCATCGACGGTCAGTTGAAGGCGCTGCTGGCCGATGACGGCGCCAAGGCCTACAGCTTCGCCGCCCCGAATGTGAAGCAGGTGTTCCCGACCGTCGACGCCTTCATGAACATGGTGACCAATGGCTACCCGCCGGTGCGCAAGCCACAGTCCTATGCCTTCGGCAAGGTCGAGCAAACCGGTCCGGGCTCGATTATCCAGCAGGTGCTGATCGTCGGACCCGACGGCAAGGATTACGAGGCGGTCTATACGCTGCAGCAGCAGCCCGACGGCACGTTGCAGATCACCGGCTGCAGCCTGCGCGCATCCAACTCGCTGAGTACTTAA
- a CDS encoding Lrp/AsnC family transcriptional regulator, with the protein MKAFFVQIKCELGKSYEVASALADAEIASEIYSTAGNYDLLAKFYVDDEEDVGHFVNEKVQILPGIKDTFTVVTFRAF; encoded by the coding sequence ATGAAGGCGTTTTTCGTGCAGATCAAATGCGAGTTGGGCAAATCCTATGAGGTTGCCAGCGCGCTTGCCGATGCCGAGATCGCCTCGGAGATCTACTCCACCGCCGGCAATTACGATCTGCTCGCCAAATTCTATGTCGATGACGAGGAAGACGTCGGCCATTTCGTCAACGAGAAGGTGCAGATTCTCCCCGGCATCAAGGACACGTTTACGGTCGTCACCTTCCGCGCCTTCTAG